A portion of the Pseudomonas sp. GR 6-02 genome contains these proteins:
- a CDS encoding cytochrome-c peroxidase: MRSMHCLSMCLALLPAGTVMADSLPGLSASCTEQAVDNLLGLPPIPDASSPEHLVEKIQLGKTLFFDKRLSADGSISCASCHNPERGFIDGLPRAQGIHRQLGTRNTPTLVNAAFAGTQFWDGRRDSLESQATDPLFNPIEHAVNDEAQLLHTIRQDSQYVAAFEKVYAASPETLMATQVAQAIAAYERTLVAGNSAFDRYRYGHDKTAHPSQSPSGSDAPGKNRFGGVSLTS, from the coding sequence ATGCGCAGCATGCATTGCCTGAGCATGTGCCTGGCGCTGTTGCCTGCCGGCACGGTTATGGCTGACTCTCTTCCCGGATTATCGGCGTCTTGTACGGAGCAAGCCGTAGATAACCTGCTGGGGCTTCCGCCCATACCAGATGCCTCGTCACCTGAGCATCTGGTGGAAAAAATCCAGCTTGGCAAAACGCTGTTCTTTGACAAGCGTCTGAGTGCTGACGGCTCGATCAGCTGTGCCTCTTGCCATAATCCCGAACGAGGCTTCATCGACGGTTTGCCGCGCGCCCAGGGCATCCATCGCCAGCTTGGAACACGCAACACCCCTACCCTCGTCAATGCGGCTTTTGCCGGAACACAGTTCTGGGACGGGCGCCGTGACAGCCTCGAGTCGCAGGCTACGGATCCCCTCTTTAACCCGATCGAACACGCCGTGAATGATGAGGCGCAATTACTCCATACCATCCGGCAGGACAGCCAGTATGTTGCGGCTTTCGAGAAGGTGTATGCGGCCTCCCCTGAGACGTTAATGGCCACGCAAGTTGCACAAGCCATCGCGGCCTACGAACGCACCCTGGTGGCTGGTAACTCTGCATTTGATCGTTATCGCTATGGACACGACAAAACAGCTCATCCAAGCCAGTCGCCCTCTGGTTCTGACGCCCCTGGAAAAAACCGATTTGGTGGCGTTTCTCTAACCAGTTGA
- a CDS encoding RHS repeat-associated core domain-containing protein translates to MLYDANGNMTSDGSNTYTWNSRQRLSTLTGAVSGSFSYDAANRRSQKTISGQTTSYVFDGANLVQELTGTVTPTVQANLLTGGLNEVFSRTEASGSTYSYLADALGSTQALTDSTGAFTTQYTYEPYGQTSSSGSASTNSQQYTGRENDGTGVYYYRARYYSPGFGRFISGDPIGLAGGD, encoded by the coding sequence TTGCTGTATGACGCCAACGGCAATATGACCAGTGACGGCAGCAACACTTACACCTGGAATTCGCGCCAGCGCCTGAGCACGCTCACGGGCGCCGTATCCGGGAGTTTCAGTTATGACGCGGCCAACAGGCGCAGCCAGAAGACAATTTCCGGCCAGACCACCAGTTATGTCTTCGACGGTGCCAACCTGGTGCAAGAACTGACCGGTACTGTCACCCCCACGGTACAGGCCAATCTCCTCACGGGCGGCTTGAATGAAGTATTCAGCCGCACCGAGGCCAGTGGCAGCACCTACAGCTACCTGGCTGATGCGCTGGGTTCAACCCAAGCGCTTACCGACAGCACTGGCGCGTTCACCACGCAATACACCTACGAGCCTTATGGCCAAACCAGCAGCAGCGGCTCCGCCAGTACCAACAGCCAGCAGTACACCGGGCGGGAAAATGATGGCACGGGTGTCTATTATTATCGGGCACGGTATTACTCTCCAGGCTTTGGACGGTTTATCTCGGGAGATCCGATTGGACTTGCGGGGGGGGATTAA
- a CDS encoding VOC family protein: protein MKLKFSHVDVLVKDLEEACKYYARVFSARISKTLDWQRDVLHVRYAIVMFGTERLMLVQPFTGNLKALMDANGEGTIYRHCYSTPDIEAAYDELIDAGVQPEDENGKPLSRDNLQTPSGTRILWLPKRFGHFSIELLEEKELEAFIKEAFAEEG, encoded by the coding sequence TTGAAATTAAAGTTCAGCCACGTCGATGTTCTCGTCAAAGACCTTGAGGAAGCGTGCAAGTATTACGCCCGTGTCTTCAGCGCCAGAATTTCAAAGACACTTGATTGGCAGCGCGACGTTTTGCATGTGCGCTATGCGATCGTCATGTTCGGAACGGAGCGCCTTATGCTGGTGCAACCGTTTACCGGAAATCTCAAGGCTCTGATGGACGCCAACGGCGAAGGCACCATCTACCGGCACTGCTATTCCACACCGGACATCGAGGCAGCCTACGACGAATTGATCGACGCAGGCGTCCAGCCGGAAGATGAGAACGGCAAACCGCTGTCTCGCGATAACCTCCAGACGCCAAGTGGGACACGCATACTCTGGTTACCGAAACGCTTCGGGCATTTTTCTATTGAGTTGCTTGAAGAGAAAGAGCTGGAGGCATTTATCAAGGAGGCATTTGCCGAGGAGGGCTGA
- a CDS encoding alpha/beta fold hydrolase: MKMALQNKTGKTRHRLLGSSILAFTLFSALGAAHAQTTTAAQPTSVNAGATHATPSPFGPLKHVNAGLLDVAYAETGPANGPVVILLHGWPYDIHSYDEVAPLLAAKGYRVLMPYARGYGDTHFLSDKTVRNGQPAALASDVIDFMDALKIKQAVLGGYDWGARSADIVSALWPERVKALVSVSGYLIGNQAAGKNPLPPKAELQWWYQFYFATDRGRAGYEKNTHDFAKLIWQLASPKWAFDDATFDRSAKALENPDHVDITVFNYRWRLGLVQGESRYEALEQKLATAPSISVPTITLEGDANGAPHPAPEDYAKRFTGKYEFRLISGGIGHNLPQEDPQAFAKAVIDADRL, translated from the coding sequence ATGAAGATGGCACTGCAGAACAAAACCGGCAAAACCCGCCACCGCCTGCTCGGCTCGTCGATCCTCGCGTTTACCCTGTTCAGCGCTCTCGGTGCGGCCCACGCACAAACGACCACCGCGGCGCAGCCAACCTCGGTCAATGCTGGTGCCACTCATGCAACACCCTCCCCGTTCGGCCCGCTCAAGCATGTCAACGCCGGCCTGCTGGACGTGGCATACGCCGAAACAGGCCCGGCTAATGGGCCAGTGGTGATTCTTCTGCACGGCTGGCCGTACGACATTCACAGCTATGACGAGGTCGCCCCGTTGCTTGCCGCGAAGGGCTATCGAGTGCTGATGCCGTATGCGCGTGGCTATGGCGATACTCATTTTCTGTCCGATAAAACCGTTCGCAATGGCCAACCGGCTGCGCTGGCCAGCGACGTCATCGACTTCATGGATGCGCTGAAGATCAAACAAGCCGTGCTCGGTGGTTACGATTGGGGCGCACGCTCGGCCGACATCGTCTCGGCGCTGTGGCCAGAACGGGTCAAGGCGCTGGTCTCGGTCAGCGGGTATCTGATCGGCAATCAGGCGGCCGGCAAGAACCCGCTGCCACCCAAGGCTGAATTGCAGTGGTGGTATCAGTTTTACTTCGCCACCGATCGCGGTCGCGCCGGGTACGAGAAAAACACCCACGACTTCGCCAAGTTGATATGGCAACTGGCTTCGCCGAAATGGGCGTTCGACGACGCCACTTTCGACCGCAGCGCCAAGGCGCTGGAAAATCCCGACCATGTCGACATCACCGTGTTCAACTACCGCTGGCGCCTGGGCCTGGTCCAGGGCGAGAGCCGATACGAAGCGCTGGAGCAGAAACTGGCCACGGCGCCTTCCATCAGCGTGCCGACCATCACCCTTGAAGGCGATGCCAACGGCGCGCCGCACCCGGCCCCCGAGGATTACGCCAAGCGCTTCACCGGCAAATACGAGTTCCGGCTGATCAGCGGCGGCATCGGCCACAACCTGCCGCAGGAAGATCCGCAGGCGTTCGCCAAGGCTGTGATTGATGCGGACCGCCTTTGA